The genomic interval TGATCTTTGTAATCCTGGAAATTTGTGAATTTATCGTAATTGGTTGTTCCTGCAGATGAACCGTTGCTATTACCGTTAAAACCATGATTTGCGGCACCAATGTTGGTTCCTCCACCTGGATTGGCAAATGCAACAACCTCATGTTCAGAGATAATCTTATCACTTAGAATAATCAGACGTTCAATCATATTGTGTAACTCACGTACGTTTCCTGTCCATGGTAAGTTTTGCAATGCAACCATTCCGGCTTCACTGATCTTTTTAACGGGCATGCCATAATCCTTACAAATATCTTCCAGGAAGCTCATTGCGATCTCAGGAATATCCTCACGGCGTTCTGTTAAATGAGGAACATGAATGTTGATGACATTTAAACGGTGGTATAAATCCATTCTGAAATTGCCATCTTCAATTTCTTTCATCAGGTCTTTGTTGGTTGCAGCCAGGACACGTACATTAACTTCTAATTCCTTTTCACCACCAACACGCGTAATCTTATGTTCTTGTAAAGCACGAAGTACTTTTGCTTGTGCAGAAAGACTCATATCCCCGATTTCATCCAGGAACAAAGTACCACCATTGGCCAGTTCGAATTTACCGATACGCTGTTTTACAGCAGAGGTAAATGATCCCTTTTCGTGACCGAAAAGTTCACTTTCAATCAGTTCAGATGGGATTGCAGCGCAGTTCACTTCAATTAAAGGGTTCTCTGAACGGTGTGATTTTTCATGTAACCAACGGGCTACTAGTTCTTTACCACTACCATTTGCACCTGTAATCAATACACGGGCTTCAGTAGGGGCAACACGTTCAATCGTTTCTTTAATTTTATTGATATTCTCTGAACTGCCCAGGATATCTCTTGTTTTACTTACTCTGCGTTTTAGAACTTTAGTCTCAGTAACCAGGTTACCTCTGTCCAGTGCATTTCTGACAGTAATCAGTAAACGGTTTAAATCAGGTGGTTTAGAGATAAAGTCAAAAGCACCCTTTTTGCTGGCTTCAATAGCCGTTTCTACAGTACCATGGCCGGAGATCATAATAAATGGTAAATCAGGACTGTAGGCCAATGCTTGTTCAAGCACTTCCATACCATCCATCTTATTCATTTTTATATCACATAATACCAGGTCGTATTTCTTTTTTTTGATCAGATCTAATCCATCAACTCCATTATCAATATCCTCTACCTCGTAATTTTCGTACTCTAAGATCTCACGTAATGTGCTTCTTATCGCACGTTCATCATCAATAATTAATAATTTAGCCATAGGGGTTGTTAGTCTTTTATCGGATACGAATATATTTACTAATTATCAAATAATACAGATAAAATAAAAAAATGCAAGCCTGTAAGCCGGGTTCTGTACCTTGATAAATCAAAGCTTCTACCATTAATCTACTATAAATGTCGCCATTTATCTCTAACGACCTACCCACTGACATCGGACGAGCAGCCCTACATGCGTCAGCCTATTTGGTCTTTCAACTCCCGGGGTTTACCATCCCTTCCGGTCACCCGGAAAATTCGTGAGCTCTTACCTCGCGATTTCAACCTTACCTGTGCCCTTACAGGCCATCGGCGGTATATTTTCTGCGGCACTTTCCATAATTCAGGTCTTCAATCCCAAACCTCTTCCCGTTAGGAAGCGGGATGCTCTGTGTTGCCCGGACTTTCCTCTTTAAGATGCCGGAGCATTACTTACAGCGATAGAACAGCTTGCATTTTGCGCAAAGGTACAGAAACCGATTTAAAAAATACTACTTGCAGTTCTTTAGATCGTTTTCTACCTGCTGAGTACTGTACATTCCTTGTCGATGACCGAAGCCATTGGTGATATAGACCACTAATTGTGCAATATCTATATTAGCCAGGTTAAATTCAGGCATTTTACCTTCATAAACCTGTCCATGTACCGTAACCGGTGTTGAAATTCCATTTTTAATAATACAAGCCAGCTTTTCTTTATTCGCTTTCATGAAAACACTATCCGTAAGCGGAGGGGTTAAAGCACCCAATCCTTCACCTTTTCCACCATGACAATTCTGGCAATGCTTAATATAAAGATCTCTTCCATTTACATAATAAGCATCCTGCTGTACCGTTTCTGCCGTCTGGCAAGAATAAAACATGCTGATCAGCGCAAGCGAAACCAGGGTAATGATTATAAATTTCCTCATCTCTATTTTTTATCCTCTGCTAATAAAACCGGAATATCTTTTTCTAATTGTGCTACCTGTTCAGGATTTGTTCCATCATAAGCACCGCGGATTCTTCTGTCTTTATCAATTAAAACCAGAAAGCCCTGGTGCACATAACCATCTCTGTTTGTACTATCGACCTGAACAGCGACCAGATAACTTTTCTCTGCTAAAGTATAAACACTGTCTTTCGGACCGTATACAAATTGCCATTTCGGACCATCCACGCCAAGCTTTTGTGCATACTTTTTAAGCACTGAAGGTGTGTCATACTTAAAATCTATCGTATGTGATAAAAACATGACATCAGGATTATTTTTGAACTTTTCTGAGATCATTTTCAAGTTTCTATGCATAATAGGGCAGATACTCGTGCAGGAAGTGAAAAAGAAATCGGCAATATATATTTTACCTTTAAAATGGTCGTTTGTAATATATACACTATCCTGATTCAGGAATTTAAAAGCGGGTATAGTTTGATAAATGGTATCAACACCAGCCGTCCCATCGCTGTTTTTGACTGTTTTAGTGTCTCTTAAGCCATATATCGGAAGTTTTCTTTCATTCTTGCAGGAAGAAGCAAACAGCGTGGCAGTCAGTAAAATAGCGAAGATAAGTAGGTATTGATATCTCATAATAAAATTTATTGATCCGGCAAAGGTACGCTACTATAAAAATAAAGTGTAACACAGCTGTAAATATTTATTAGTTTTGCGCCAAGAATTGTAATGCTTAATGAGAAAGAGATATAATGCTGCCATAACAGCTTTGGGAGGATATGTACCGGAAACCATTTTAACCAATCACGATCTGGAGAAAATGGTGGATACGAATAGTGACTGGATTATTTCAAGAACTGGTATCCATGAGAGAAGAATCCTTAATGATGATTCACTTGCAACTTCCGATTTAGCTACCATGGCAGTCAAAAGACTGTTGGAAGATAGTCACATTAACCCCGATGAAATCGAATGCGTAATTGTAGCTACGGCTACTCCAGATTATATTATGGTTTCCACCGCTAGTATTGTCTGTGAAAAAGCAGGATTGAAAAATGCTTGGGGTGTGGATTCCAATGCGGCTTGTAGTGGCTTTCTCTATGCACTGACTCTGGGTGCCAGCTTAATTGAGAGCAACCGTTACAAAAATGTAATTGTGATCGGTGCAGATGCAAACAGTTCTATAGTTAATTATGAAGACAGAAATACCTGTATTCTTTTTGGTGACGGTGCAGGAGCAGTTTTACTGGAACAAACTGAAGCAGAAACAGGATTGGTAGATAATGTATTCAGAACTGACGGCCTTGGTAAAGAACACCTGATCGTTACCGCTGGTGGTTCATTAAATCCATCCTCACTGGATACGCTTGGCAAGAAACAGAATTACATTTCTCAAAATGGAAGGATTGTTTTTAAAGCTGCAATTGAAGGCATGACGCAGACCTGTAATGAGATCATGGAAAGAAATCATCTGGAGATTAAAGACATCAGCTGGTTGATTCCGCATCAGGCTAATCTGCGTATCATTCAGGCAGTAGGAGATAAGTTAGGCTTGAAAGAAGACCAGGTAAAGGTTAACATTCAGCTTTACGGCAATACAACTGCTGCAACGATCCCATTATGTATGTGGGAATTTAAAAATGATTTCAAAGAAAATGATAACTTGTTGCTCACCGCTTTTGGTGCAGGATTCTCCTGGGGAGCAACCTATTTAAAATGGGGTAAATTAAGGGGGTAACAATCCATGTTCACACGCTTTATAGCTATATTACTTTTAATGTGTTCGGTTTCAGTAAGCCTGTCGGGACTTTTTGTCGTTGCAGGTTTCGAGATGAACCAGGGGTATATTGCCAAAGAGCTTTGTGTGAATAAAGATAAACCACAATTGCATTGCAATGGGAAATGTTACCTGATGAGAAAGCTTAAACAAGCACAGGAGAAGGAGCAGAAACAAGATCATCAGTTTCAGAAAATCCAGTTGCAGGAAGCTATAGTTTCTACCCCTTTTATATTTAAACAATATTCTTTTATTGCGATAAACCTGCGTATTCCCTTAACAACGGGAGTACCAGTTGCGCGTCTGAGCGCTATTTTCCATCCTCCGCAGTTCTCCTGCTAATACTATCTTTTAATTCAATTTTTTATAAGTCTGTTTAATCTAAAGCAGGCTGTCAAATGATGTAATACAATTTTTGCAGTATATCAGGATGGTTTTAAAGCTCACGATCCTGCAGGATTGTCCATACGTCGCTATTCAAACCATACAATATGAAATTATTTTTAGCCGTACTCGTATTAGTTACAGGAGCAGTTGCCTGTACTCAAAATCCAAATTATAAGTCAGAAAGAGATGAAGTCATGAAATTTCATGATGTGGTGATGGAAGATCATGGTATACTGGTCAACAATCAGATGAAGCTGGATTCTATGCTGAAAGAAATACCTGCGCTGAAAACCAGGTTTCCTTCTACCGATACTTTAAAAGAAAAAGAAGTGATGAAAGCTACGCTGGCCAGGTTAAACGTAGCTGAAGAGTTAATGAATGACTGGATGCACAAATTTGAACCAGATGTGACCGGTAAATCCAATGAAGATGCGATTAAATATTTTAGAGCAGAACGGATTAAAATCGGAAAGATAGATAGTTTGTATAAAGCTGAAATTAAGTCGTCTGATGCTTACCTTAAACAATTCAGGAAATAATGGGAAAGAAATTAATTTACCTGTTTCTGCTGCTGGCAGTAGTTGCAGGTTGTAAAGATAAAGCAAAAAGACTCCCTTTTTTACAGCAGGATATTACCGGTACTGATACGACCTACCGGACTATTCCGGCCTTTAAATTTCTGAATCAGGATAGCGCAGTGGTGACCAATAAAGATTTTGACGGCTCCATTTATGTCGCTGATTTCTTTTTTACGTCCTGCCCTACAATCTGCCCGACCATGCACCGCAACCTGTTGAAAGTATATCATAAGTATTTAAATAATCCGGAGGTGAAATTAGCTTCACACACCATTGATGTGAAATATGATACGCCTTCAAGAATGAAAGCTTATGCAACTAAACTAGGAATTAAAGGTACGCAGTGGGAGTTTTTATGGGGAACCAAAGAAGAAATTTATGCTTTGGCCGAACGTAATTACCTGGTTTCTGTAGGACAGGATAAGGCTGCACCAGGTGGTTTCATTCATCAGGGATATCTTGTGCTGGTGGATAAAGATAAAAGGATCAGAGGCGCTTACGATGGAACAGTAGATGCCCAGGTAGAACAGCTCATGAAGGATATGGATATCCTGCTGGCAGAATATAAACACTAAGATGAGTACTGAAAATCTTACCCGGACGGTGAAAAGGAACATGTATTCCTGGCACCGTATCCTTGGGATTATAACCATCATTCCAGTAATTTTCTGGACATGCTCTGGTTTAAGTCATCCCATTATTGCCCACTGGTTCAAATTGCAGATCGCTCATGAATATATTAAACCTAAAGCGATCCATAGCGAACAGGTTAAACTGTCTGTTAACGAGGTCTTAAAGAAAAACGGGATCAATTTATTCCTGAATTTCAGGCTAATTGATTTTCAGGGGAAAACTTTTTACCAGGTAAAAGACCGGAAGAACCAGCTACAGTACTTTTCTGCTGCCGATGGAGTAAAGCTGGTGGATGGAGAACGTTTATATGCAACATATCTGAGCAGGTATTTTCTGGGAGACAGTACTTCGAAAATTGTATCTGTTACGCAGATCACCAGTTTTACAGATGAGTATAAGTATATCAACCGTCTGCTCCCGGTCTGGAAGGTCAGTTTTGACCGGAAAGATCAAATGGATGTTTATGTAGAAACTTCACAAAGCAGGCTCGCTAATTACAATGATACCAACAGGAAAGTTTTTCTATGGGTATTCAGTAATTTACACAGCTATGAATTCATCGCTAAAATTACGAATAATACAGCCAGGTATGTGCTGATTCTTTTACTGGCCTCGATCGTTATCTTTTCTACTTTAAGTGGCTTATTGATCTACGGTTTTTTATGGAACAAGTTTAAAAAGCCAGTTACCGGACAAAAGGTGGGTTTTCTGAGGAAATATCACCGCAGTATCGGCATCTGGACTTCTTTAGTTACACTGACCTTTATGGGATCAGGCTTTTACCATGCTACACATAAATTTACACCAGATGACCGGATCAATTATGTTTTTGAGCCCGAAGTAAAGGCGCGTGATCTGGTGGTTGCTTCTACGGCTTTACCAGTGAACTGGGAACAGGTGAGCAATATTTCACTAGCCAGGTTTAATGATAAAACTTATTACCAGGTTTACCTGGTTAAAAAGGAAAATGATAGCTGGAAAAAGCAGCAGGTTGCAAAAGCTGAAACCATGTTTGGAGAGAAAGCTAAAAAAACGAAGCCTGATATTGCCTGCTATGATGCCGCTAACGGACAACTCCTGCCAGACGGAATTATGGAGTATAGTTATAGCCTGGTTAAACACTTTGTAGCTCAGGGAGCTGCTGATGGAGAAGCTGCTTGTTGTGAAATGATGGCCAATGCGGCAGCTGATGAATCGGCTCCGCTCATTATTTCTTCTTCAGATTACCTCACTAAATTTGATAACGATTATGGTTTTGTCAATAAGCGTTTGCCAGTTGTAAAAATAGCTTTAAGTACGCCTCAGCACCTCACTTATTATGTGGAAACAGCAACTGGGAGATTAGCAGCAAAAGTTCAGGATTCAGACAGAAGAGAAGGCTTAAGCTTTGCAGTATTCCATAAATTTTTGCTGGTAGACTTTGCAGGTAAAAACTTCAGGGATTTTCTGACTGCTTTTTCTGCATTTGGTGTCCTGGTGGTAAGTGTTTTAGGATTAATCCTCTTCATAAAAACCAAATAGGGAAAACAAATTAATTTAATAATCGTTTTAAATAGACAGCTGTTTAAACCTATGTAATCATTTGCAGGGTTTAAACAGCTTTTTCAAATAACCCTATTGATAACGATGAAATTATTCAAGAGCTTTTTACCCGTTTTTCTGTTAATAGCAGGCACACAGACCCTGAGCGCACAATTCAAACTCGCACCATTACCTTATGCTTATAATGCACTGGAACCTGCTATAGATAAGCAGACCATGGAAATACATTACACTAAACATCACCAGGGGTATGTAACCAATTTAAATGCTGCTGTAAAAGGTACTGCTGCAGAAGGTAAAACGCTGGCACAAATATTAGCTGTAGCTTCAACTTATCCTGCAGCTATCCGTAACAATGCCGGCGGACACTATAATCATTCCTTATTCTGGCAGATTATGGCTCCTAAACCAAAACCCGCATCTCCTGAGTTTTTGAAGGAAATTAATGCAAATTTTGGTACTATGGAAAAATTTAAGGCTGCTTTTGCAGATAGTGCTGCTAAACGTTTTGGTTCAGGCTGGGCATGGTTAATTGTACAGAATGGGAAGATGAAAATCACCACAACCCCTAACCAGGATAATCCATTGATGGATGCAGTTGCTGAAAAAGGGCGTCCGATTTTAGCACTGGATGTTTGGGAGCATGCCTATTACCTGAAATATCAAAATAAACGTGCAGACTATATCACTGCCTGGTGGACAGTAGTAAACTGGCCGGAAGTGGAACGCAGATATAACGAAGTTGTAAAAAAATAATCACCCAATGAAAGCTGTCCAAGAGGACGGCTTTTATTTTATCAAAAATATAATGGCAAAAACAGTAGCAGCGAAATTAGTAGAGATACTGATTCAGGCAGGAGTTAAACGTGTACATGGCTTAGTTGGTGATTCTCTGAATGGAATTGTGGATGAAATCCGTAATTCTAAAGACATTGAATGGATTCACTACCGGCATGAAGAAGCGGCGGCATTTGCTGCTGGCGCTGAAGCGCAGTTAACAGGTAAATTAGCGGTGTGTGCAGGAAGCTGCGGACCCGGAAATATGCACCTGATCAACGGTTTATATGATGCACATAAAAGTAATGCGCCAGTACTGGCCATTGCAGCGCATATTCCAAGTGAGCAGGTTGGCACTTCTTATTTTCAGGAAACACGTCCTGAATCTTTATTCCGCGAATGCAGTTATTACTGCGAAACAATCGCCTCGTCAAGACAAATGCCAAGAGTTTTACAGATTGCGATGCAGCATGCTATCGGGCAGAACGGAGTAGCGGTTATCAGCTTATCGGGTGATGTGGCGATGGAGAAAATGGAGCATGAGGAATTAGAGCATCCTTTGTTTATCAGCCGTCCGGCAATCCGTCCTGCTGATGAAGAGTTACAAAAGCTGGCACAATTTATTAATGAGGCTAAAAAAGTCACTTTATTGTGTGGCGCGGGTTGCAGAGATGCACATGATGAATTGTTAGCACTTGCAGGTAAAATCAAGTCACCAGTTGTACATGCACTCAGAGGAAAAGAACATGTGCAATATGACAATCCTTACGATGTAGGGATGACCGGGCTGATTGGTATTTCTTCAGGTTATCATGCAGTTGAAGAAAGTGACTTGCTGTTAATGCTGGGTACTGATTTCCCTTATAAAGAATGGTTTCCATCAAAAGCCAAAATCATACAAATAGATATCCGTCCAGAAAGATTAGGCCGCAGGTGTAAACTGGATCTTGGTTTAACCGGAGATGTCAAAGAAACAATTAAATGTTTACTGCCTTTCCTGGAAGAAGTAACTGATGTTGCCTTTTTAGATAAATGTCAGCAGCGTTATCAGGAGAACAGGAAAAACCTGATGGGACATGCACAAATGGTTCCAGATAAAGCTATTCATCCGGAATATTTAACCCGTATCTTAAGTGAGCAAGCGGCCGATAATGCCATATTTACAGCAGATGTTGGTACGCCAACGGTATGGGCTGCACGTTATGTGGATATGAAAAAAGGCAGGAAGCTGATTGGTTCTTTCAATCATGGATCAATGGCAAGTGCGATGCCACAGGCAATTGGTGCACAGGTTGCCTTTCCCGAAAGACAAGTAATTTCTCTGTCAGGTGATGGTGGTTTTGCGATGCTGATGGGTGATATTTTAACCATCTATCAATATGACCTGCCTGTAAAAATTATTGTCTATAACAACAGCTCTCTCGGCTTTGTAGCCATGGAGATGAAAGTGATCGGAATGCCTCCTTTTGGAACGGATCTTAAAAACCCCGATTTCGCGAAAATGGCACAGGCTATTGGGATCAGGGGAATCAGGGTAGAAGAGGCAGAAGGAGTAGAAGCGGCAATTGCTGCGGCCTTAGCTCATCCCGGACCCGTGCTGGTTGATGTTGTTGTGAATCAGGCAGAACTTTCAATGCCACCTAAAATTGATTTTGAGCAAGCTAAAGGATTTGGAATTTATATGCTGAAACAAACACTGAATGGTGATGGAAAAGAAGTGTGGGATACGATCAGTTCAAATTTTTTAGGTAAATAGCACCATGAATGTATTTATAACCAGAGTAATACCGGAATCGGGTTTGCGCTTGCTGGAAGCGGCAGGATTGAAAGTCAGACAATGGACACAGCAGCAGAGTATGACCCGTGACCAGTTAATTACGGCATGCCAATGGGC from Pedobacter sp. WC2423 carries:
- a CDS encoding sigma-54-dependent transcriptional regulator, giving the protein MAKLLIIDDERAIRSTLREILEYENYEVEDIDNGVDGLDLIKKKKYDLVLCDIKMNKMDGMEVLEQALAYSPDLPFIMISGHGTVETAIEASKKGAFDFISKPPDLNRLLITVRNALDRGNLVTETKVLKRRVSKTRDILGSSENINKIKETIERVAPTEARVLITGANGSGKELVARWLHEKSHRSENPLIEVNCAAIPSELIESELFGHEKGSFTSAVKQRIGKFELANGGTLFLDEIGDMSLSAQAKVLRALQEHKITRVGGEKELEVNVRVLAATNKDLMKEIEDGNFRMDLYHRLNVINIHVPHLTERREDIPEIAMSFLEDICKDYGMPVKKISEAGMVALQNLPWTGNVRELHNMIERLIILSDKIISEHEVVAFANPGGGTNIGAANHGFNGNSNGSSAGTTNYDKFTNFQDYKDHAEREFIKFKLEKNNWNVSKTADDIDIQRSHLYSKIEKFGLKRVTE
- a CDS encoding cytochrome c; its protein translation is MRKFIIITLVSLALISMFYSCQTAETVQQDAYYVNGRDLYIKHCQNCHGGKGEGLGALTPPLTDSVFMKANKEKLACIIKNGISTPVTVHGQVYEGKMPEFNLANIDIAQLVVYITNGFGHRQGMYSTQQVENDLKNCK
- a CDS encoding SCO family protein, with the protein product MRYQYLLIFAILLTATLFASSCKNERKLPIYGLRDTKTVKNSDGTAGVDTIYQTIPAFKFLNQDSVYITNDHFKGKIYIADFFFTSCTSICPIMHRNLKMISEKFKNNPDVMFLSHTIDFKYDTPSVLKKYAQKLGVDGPKWQFVYGPKDSVYTLAEKSYLVAVQVDSTNRDGYVHQGFLVLIDKDRRIRGAYDGTNPEQVAQLEKDIPVLLAEDKK
- a CDS encoding beta-ketoacyl-ACP synthase III, giving the protein MRKRYNAAITALGGYVPETILTNHDLEKMVDTNSDWIISRTGIHERRILNDDSLATSDLATMAVKRLLEDSHINPDEIECVIVATATPDYIMVSTASIVCEKAGLKNAWGVDSNAACSGFLYALTLGASLIESNRYKNVIVIGADANSSIVNYEDRNTCILFGDGAGAVLLEQTEAETGLVDNVFRTDGLGKEHLIVTAGGSLNPSSLDTLGKKQNYISQNGRIVFKAAIEGMTQTCNEIMERNHLEIKDISWLIPHQANLRIIQAVGDKLGLKEDQVKVNIQLYGNTTAATIPLCMWEFKNDFKENDNLLLTAFGAGFSWGATYLKWGKLRG
- a CDS encoding SCO family protein, translated to MGKKLIYLFLLLAVVAGCKDKAKRLPFLQQDITGTDTTYRTIPAFKFLNQDSAVVTNKDFDGSIYVADFFFTSCPTICPTMHRNLLKVYHKYLNNPEVKLASHTIDVKYDTPSRMKAYATKLGIKGTQWEFLWGTKEEIYALAERNYLVSVGQDKAAPGGFIHQGYLVLVDKDKRIRGAYDGTVDAQVEQLMKDMDILLAEYKH
- a CDS encoding PepSY-associated TM helix domain-containing protein, which encodes MSTENLTRTVKRNMYSWHRILGIITIIPVIFWTCSGLSHPIIAHWFKLQIAHEYIKPKAIHSEQVKLSVNEVLKKNGINLFLNFRLIDFQGKTFYQVKDRKNQLQYFSAADGVKLVDGERLYATYLSRYFLGDSTSKIVSVTQITSFTDEYKYINRLLPVWKVSFDRKDQMDVYVETSQSRLANYNDTNRKVFLWVFSNLHSYEFIAKITNNTARYVLILLLASIVIFSTLSGLLIYGFLWNKFKKPVTGQKVGFLRKYHRSIGIWTSLVTLTFMGSGFYHATHKFTPDDRINYVFEPEVKARDLVVASTALPVNWEQVSNISLARFNDKTYYQVYLVKKENDSWKKQQVAKAETMFGEKAKKTKPDIACYDAANGQLLPDGIMEYSYSLVKHFVAQGAADGEAACCEMMANAAADESAPLIISSSDYLTKFDNDYGFVNKRLPVVKIALSTPQHLTYYVETATGRLAAKVQDSDRREGLSFAVFHKFLLVDFAGKNFRDFLTAFSAFGVLVVSVLGLILFIKTK
- a CDS encoding superoxide dismutase, whose translation is MKLFKSFLPVFLLIAGTQTLSAQFKLAPLPYAYNALEPAIDKQTMEIHYTKHHQGYVTNLNAAVKGTAAEGKTLAQILAVASTYPAAIRNNAGGHYNHSLFWQIMAPKPKPASPEFLKEINANFGTMEKFKAAFADSAAKRFGSGWAWLIVQNGKMKITTTPNQDNPLMDAVAEKGRPILALDVWEHAYYLKYQNKRADYITAWWTVVNWPEVERRYNEVVKK
- the poxB gene encoding ubiquinone-dependent pyruvate dehydrogenase produces the protein MAKTVAAKLVEILIQAGVKRVHGLVGDSLNGIVDEIRNSKDIEWIHYRHEEAAAFAAGAEAQLTGKLAVCAGSCGPGNMHLINGLYDAHKSNAPVLAIAAHIPSEQVGTSYFQETRPESLFRECSYYCETIASSRQMPRVLQIAMQHAIGQNGVAVISLSGDVAMEKMEHEELEHPLFISRPAIRPADEELQKLAQFINEAKKVTLLCGAGCRDAHDELLALAGKIKSPVVHALRGKEHVQYDNPYDVGMTGLIGISSGYHAVEESDLLLMLGTDFPYKEWFPSKAKIIQIDIRPERLGRRCKLDLGLTGDVKETIKCLLPFLEEVTDVAFLDKCQQRYQENRKNLMGHAQMVPDKAIHPEYLTRILSEQAADNAIFTADVGTPTVWAARYVDMKKGRKLIGSFNHGSMASAMPQAIGAQVAFPERQVISLSGDGGFAMLMGDILTIYQYDLPVKIIVYNNSSLGFVAMEMKVIGMPPFGTDLKNPDFAKMAQAIGIRGIRVEEAEGVEAAIAAALAHPGPVLVDVVVNQAELSMPPKIDFEQAKGFGIYMLKQTLNGDGKEVWDTISSNFLGK